The Parambassis ranga chromosome 14, fParRan2.1, whole genome shotgun sequence genome includes a window with the following:
- the slc7a3a gene encoding solute carrier family 7, member 3 produces the protein MANMLSNFGKTLLRRRALDFSGEDTQFARCLSTLDLIALGVGSTLGAGVYVLAGEVAREKAGPAIVLCFLIAALSSMLAGLCYAEFGARVPKTGSAYLYSYVTVGEIWAFITGWNLILSYVIGTASVARAWSSTFDSLVEQKISGFFKASMEMKVPGGVLAEYPDLFALILVLLLTGLLAFGVSESALVNKIFTGINLVVLGFIIISGFVKGDTTNWNLTEQNYIDFKNRTNSSLPWKQEEEFGEGGFSPFGLTGVLSGAATCFYAFVGFDCIATTSEEAKNPMRSIPIGIVASLLICFFAYFGVSAALTLMMPYYQLDIDSPLPEAFSYVGWAPARYIVAVGSLCALSTSLLGSMFPMPRVIYAMAEDGLLFRVLSRMNERTKTPLLATIASGIVAALMAFLFDLAALVDLMSIGTLLAYSLVAICVLILRYQPGNLNSSSQTEKLVELVEGEKVAISGGDSGDEYGMETEERPLRETFTFRLLFCPSGKTPTQTSGNIVYATTAIISGLITVLCIILANCLTQLLSGHPGVVVPCVILTLLCAVCVIIIWRQPESKEALTFKVPLLPWLPLFSVFVNIYLMMQLDRGTWCRFTVWMLIGFAIYFFYGIKNSSEAANRSSPRKYEPALQNKSPSYKGAPDDSDMEAGSGP, from the exons ATGGCCAACATGCTGTCCAACTTTGGCAAAACCCTGCTGCGTCGCAGGGCATTAGACTTTTCCGGTGAAGACACCCAGTTTGCCCGCTGCTTGTCCACCCTGGACCTCATTGCATTAGGGGTGGGCTCTACATTAGGTGCTGGTGTTTACGTCCTTGCTGGGGAGGTCGCCCGTGAAAAGGCAGGACCTGCTATTGTCCTGTGCTTCCTTATTGCTGCTCTGTCCTCCATGCTGGCTGGCCTGTGTTATGCCGAATTTGGTGCCCGTGTTCCCAAGACAGGGTCTGCCTACCTCTACAGCTATGTAACCGTTGGAGAAATCTGGGCCTTTATCACAGGGTGGAATCTCATCCTCTCCTATGTTATAG GTACGGCCAGTGTGGCAAGAGCTTGGAGTTCAACCTTTGACAGCCTCGTCGAACAGAAGATCTCAGGCTTCTTCAAAGCCTCTATGGAAATGAAGGTTCCAGGGGGTGTGCTGGCTGAATACCCTGACTTGTTCGCTCTCATCCTGGTTCTATTGCTCACTG GACTTCTGGCCTTTGGCGTGAGTGAGTCGGCACTGGTGAATAAGATCTTCACTGGCATCAATCTGGTGGTTCTGGGGTTTATTATCATCTCTGGCTTTGTAAAGGGAGACACGACCAACTGGAATCTCACAGAACAAAACTACATCGACTTCAAAAATCGCACCAACAGCAGCTTGCCTTGGAA acaggaggaggagtttgGCGAGGGTGGTTTTTCTCCGTTTGGCCTCACTGGAGTCTTGTCTGGTGCCGCCACCTGCTTCTATGCTTTTGTGGGCTTTGACTGCATTGCTACAACAA GCGAAGAGGCAAAGAATCCAATGCGGTCCATTCCTATTGGCATTGTGGCCTCCCTGCTCATCTGTTTTTTTGCCTACTTtggtgtgtctgctgctctgactCTGATGATGCCGTACTACCAGCTGGACATTGATAGTCCCCTGCCTGAGGCTTTCAGCTACGTCGGCTGGGCTCCTGCCAGATACATCGTAGCCGTGGgttctctgtgtgctctgtccaCCAG TCTCCTTGGCTCCATGTTCCCCATGCCCCGTGTTATTTACGCCATGGCTGAGGATGGACTGCTGTTCCGTGTTCTGTCCAGGATGAATGAACGCACAAAGACCCCTCTCCTGGCCACCATTGCTTCTGGCATTGTTGCAG CTCTGATGGCGTTTCTGTTTGACCTGGCAGCTCTGGTTGACCTCATGTCCATAGGAACTCTGTTGGCATACTCTCTAGTGGCCATCTGTGTCCTCATTCTCAG GTATCAGCCTGGTAACCTGAATTCATCCAGCCAGACAGAGAAGCTGGTTGAGCTGGTAGAAGGTGAAAAGGTGGCCATAAGTGGAGGGGACAGCGGCGATGAGTACGGCATGGAAACCGAGGAGAGGCCACTCCGAGAGACCTTTACTTTCAGGCTGCTCTTCTGCCCAAGTGGAAAGACTCCAACACAGACCTCTGGCAACATCGTCTATGCTACCACTGCTATTATTT CGGGTCTCATTACAGTACTGTGCATCATCCTGGCCAACTGTCTGACACAGCTGCTCAGTGGGCATCCAGGTGTTGTGGTGCCCTGTGTCATTTTGactctgctctgtgctgtttgtgtcatcattaTCTGGAGGCAGCCGGAGAGCAAGGAGGCGCTCACCTTCAAG GTCCCTCTGCTACCCTGGTTGCCTCTGTTCAGTGTTTTCGTCAATATCTACCTCATGATGCAACTGGACCGGGGAACATGGTGCCGCTTCACCGTCTGGATGCTTATCG GTTTTGCAATCTACTTCTTCTATGGTATCAAGAACAGCAGTGAGGCTGCCAACAGGTCATCCCCCCGCAAATATGAGCCTGCACTTCAGAACAAGAGCCCAAGTTACAAAGGCGCCCCTGATGACAGCGACATGGAAGCTGGCAGCGGCCCCTGA